The genomic segment TGGGGCGCGAGATCCGCGCCGCCTTCATCGCCGAGCCCGGCAACCTGTTGCTCTCCGCCGACTACTCGCAGATCGAATTGCGCCTGCTGGCGCACTTCTCCGAGGACAAGCTGCTCACCGAGGCCTTCCGCCGCGGCGACGACATCCACGCCCAGACCGCGGCCCGCGTCTTCGGCGTGCCCCCGCTCATGGTGACCGACGACCAGCGCCGCGCCGCCAAGGTGGTGAACTTCGGCATCGTGTACGGGCTCTCCGCCTTCGGCCTGGCTCAGCAGTTGGGCATCGAGCAGGGCGAGGCGCGCAAGTTCATCGACGCCTACTTCGAGGCCCACGCCGGCGTGCGCCGCTGGATCGACCAGACCATCGCCGAATGCCGCAAGCAGCAGGTGGTGCGCACCCTCTTCGGCCGCATCCGCCCCATCCCCGACATCAACTCCAAGAACCCCAACCTGCGCGGCTTCGCCGAGCGCACTGCCGTGAACTCGCCGCTGCAGGGTACCGCCGCCGACCTCATCAAGCTGGCCATGATCCAGATCGACGCCGAACTCGCCCGGCGAAAGCTCAAGACCGTTATGACCCTCCAGGTCCACGACGAACTGGTCTTCGAGGTGCCGAAGGAAGAGTTGGAAGAAGTGCGCGCCCTGGTCAAGGACAAGATGGAGAACGCCCACAAGCTGCGCGTGCCCTTGCTGGTCGAAATCGGCGCCGGCCCTAACTGGCGCGACCTGGACTAGCGTCTTCGCTGCGGATCAGCGCGGATGAACGCAGGTCAAGAGAAGTCTTTAGGAGTGTCATCCTGAGCGAGCGCTGCCTTGCGGCTTTGCCGCAAGGCAGCGCGAGTCGAAGGACCTTGCGTTTTTCGGAGGAGTCGTTCTTCAGCCGTGGCATAGGAGCCCGCCCCTCGTCCCGCAGGGACGATTGGCAATAGCCCAGGACGAAGACCTGGGCAAGCGGCGGAGGAACCCCCGTCCCGAACGGCGCCGAGCGCAGCGAGGCGGGAAGCGAGGGACAGGGCGAAACTAGCGCCCGTTGGCCGAGGCCGCCAGGGCGGCCGCGCGCCGCGCCACGCCCGCCTGCGTGGCCGGCGCTGCCGGCAACTGCCCCAGTTCCTGGTCGCGCACCTGCGCGAACTCCGGCCAGTCCTTCTTCGACACCGGGTTGGCCGGCGGCAACTGCAGCCGCAGCTTCTCGAAGTTCATGAACTTGCCCTTCTGCGCGATGCGGAAGTCCAGGTGCGGTCCGGTGGCCAGCCCGGTGGCGCCCACCCGCCCGATCAGTTGTCCCTGCTCCACGTGCTGCCCGACGCGCACCAGCGCCTGCGAGAGGTGCAGGTAATAGGTCTGGTAGCTGTTGGCGTGCTGGATTTCCACCAGGATGCCGTCGCCGCCTTTGCGCCCAGCGTAGATCACGCGCCCTGACCCGATGGTCTGCACCGGCGTGCCCACGGGCGCGCCGTAGTCGGTGCCCAGATGCGCGCGGTACTCGTGCAGGATGGGATGGAAGCGGTGCTGGCTGAAGTGCGAGGTGATGGGCGCCGCGTACTTCAAGGGCGAGCGCAGGAAGGCCTTCTGCAGCGAGGCGCCGTCGTCCTTGTAGTAGGCGGGCTGGCCTTCGGCGTCGTGGAAGAGCACGGCGCGGTAAGCCTTGCCGCCGTTGACGTACTCCGCCGCCAGGATGCGCCCGTAGCCCGCGGTGGCGCCGTTGGAGAAGCGCTTCTTCTCCAGCGCCAGGCGGAAGGTGTCGCCGGGCCGCGTGTCGCTGTAGAAGTCGAGGTCGAAGCCGAAGATGGCGGCCAGGCGCATGGCCAGCTCGGGCGTCTCCCCGGCATCGAGCACCGCCTGCCACAGCGAGCCGTTCACCGCGCCGCTGACCCCGGCCACTTCGGTGGTAGTGGAGATGGTCTCGACGTGCGCCTGGAAGTCTTTTTCCTGGGGGACGATCCAGAGGATGTGCTCGGGATCGATCTGGTAGCGGACGAAGCGCAGCGCGCCCAGGCCGGAACGTCCCAGGGCCACGCGATGCCCCGGGCGGAGCTGCCGCAGCGGGAAGACCGGCTGGGCTGCCTGCACCATGTGGTAGGTGGTCGGACCGTCCAGGCCGAGACCCGCGAGCACGTCGCTGAAGTTCTGTCCGGGTTCGACCGCGCTCTGGGTGAGCACGGTGCGCCGCGCCGCCAGTTGGGGAATGTCTTGCCGCGCCAGCGCAGCTTCGCGCTCCACGCCGGCTTCCGCGGCGACCCGCGTGTGTACCGCAGCGGCCAGCGCGGCCACCGCGATCAGCACAACCAGAATGGAAAGATGCCGCTGACGAACTTGCACTCCGTCCCGCCGCCGGCCGCGCTTCCTTCGCGCCGCCGTTGCAAGAAGATACCTTGGGGCGTGGGATGCTTCCAAGAGGGAAAGGGATGCCGAGCGTGGTTCCGGCGTCACGACTTCAAAGCAGCCACGGATCAACACGGATTCTCACGGATGAGATCCTCAGAATCAAATCCGTGAAGATCCGCGAGAATCCGTGGCTGCCTGTGAAGTTCACGCCCCGAGGGCGCTGCGGATGGCCTCCGCGATGGCATGAGCGTGGGCGCGCATGACCGCTTCCGACTCCGCCTCCACCATCACCCGCGCCAGGGGCTCGGTGCCCGAGTAGCGCACCACCACCCGCCCGTTGCCGTGGAGCTGGCGCTCGGCCTCCTCGATGGCCCGCCGGATGGCCTCCACCTCCAGCAGCGGCCGCTTCTCGCGCACGCGCACGTTCCGGATGGTCTGGGGAAAGACCTTGAGGTCGGCGACCAACTCGGCCAGGGGCTTGCCCGCCCGCCCCACGACCTCGAGCACGCGCAGCGCGGTGAGCAGGCCGTCGCCGGTGGTGGCCTGGTCGAGGAAGAGGATGTGTCCCGACTGCTCGCCGCCCAGCACGGCCCCGCTCTTGCGCATCTCCTCCAGCACGTACTTGTCGCCCACGGGGGCGCGCAGCATGCGGATGCCGGAGCGCGCCAGCGCCGCCTCCAGCCCCATGTTCGACATGGTGGTGGCGACCACAGTGTGGTTGCGCAGGGCGCCGCGCGCCTGCATGTCGCGCGCCGCCAGCAGCAGGATGGCGTCGCCGTTGACGATCCTACCCTGGCCGCAGGCGAACAGGGCGCGGTCGGCGTCGCCGTCGAACGAGATCCCCAGGTCGGCGCCGCGCTCCTGCACCGCCCGCGCCACCACCTCGGGATGCAGCGCCCCGCAATGATCGTTGATGTTCTGTCCG from the Terriglobales bacterium genome contains:
- the glmM gene encoding phosphoglucosamine mutase codes for the protein MSGGARRLFGTDGIRGVAGEFPLDEATVLLIGRVLGHRLAAQSSRARVVLGQDTRESGARLADTLARGLAEQGVEVESAGIATTPAVAFLARQRGFRAGIVISASHNPWTDNGIKVFGHDGYKLPDQIELEIEGEIFSRLAAPQRADAEPASPLKAGSSLPGDPALRRAYEDWLCGSVDVTGARGLKLVVDCANGAASAVAPEVLARCGLRAESLNVAPDGQNINDHCGALHPEVVARAVQERGADLGISFDGDADRALFACGQGRIVNGDAILLLAARDMQARGALRNHTVVATTMSNMGLEAALARSGIRMLRAPVGDKYVLEEMRKSGAVLGGEQSGHILFLDQATTGDGLLTALRVLEVVGRAGKPLAELVADLKVFPQTIRNVRVREKRPLLEVEAIRRAIEEAERQLHGNGRVVVRYSGTEPLARVMVEAESEAVMRAHAHAIAEAIRSALGA
- a CDS encoding peptidoglycan DD-metalloendopeptidase family protein, which codes for MQVRQRHLSILVVLIAVAALAAAVHTRVAAEAGVEREAALARQDIPQLAARRTVLTQSAVEPGQNFSDVLAGLGLDGPTTYHMVQAAQPVFPLRQLRPGHRVALGRSGLGALRFVRYQIDPEHILWIVPQEKDFQAHVETISTTTEVAGVSGAVNGSLWQAVLDAGETPELAMRLAAIFGFDLDFYSDTRPGDTFRLALEKKRFSNGATAGYGRILAAEYVNGGKAYRAVLFHDAEGQPAYYKDDGASLQKAFLRSPLKYAAPITSHFSQHRFHPILHEYRAHLGTDYGAPVGTPVQTIGSGRVIYAGRKGGDGILVEIQHANSYQTYYLHLSQALVRVGQHVEQGQLIGRVGATGLATGPHLDFRIAQKGKFMNFEKLRLQLPPANPVSKKDWPEFAQVRDQELGQLPAAPATQAGVARRAAALAASANGR